The following proteins are encoded in a genomic region of Sorangiineae bacterium MSr12523:
- a CDS encoding LytTR family DNA-binding domain-containing protein, which translates to MTTERLRALIVEDEWPAREYLVELFEDSKLVDVVGAVSNLDEARQALHDTARLGIDVAFIDVRLGGEGDEGGLDLVRSFAGRANAPMFVLATAFRDHAIEAFSLDIVDYLVKPFTEERVEQCLRRLLARRRATMPASHSARIVARRGKTLVFLEPDEVWAFEAAERLTSVHTPHGVFDVDLSLAAIELSFGRSLLRVHRNWLVNAAHIKELDREGRETRIFVGSCIGPEQRGVRIPVGRERAQAVRDMLLASATGVRRGQ; encoded by the coding sequence GTGACCACGGAGAGACTGCGCGCGCTCATCGTCGAAGACGAGTGGCCCGCTCGCGAATACCTGGTCGAGCTCTTCGAAGATTCGAAGCTCGTCGACGTCGTGGGTGCAGTCAGCAACTTGGACGAGGCACGGCAAGCGCTGCACGACACCGCGAGGCTCGGCATCGACGTGGCCTTCATCGACGTGCGCCTCGGCGGCGAAGGAGACGAAGGCGGTCTCGATCTCGTGCGAAGCTTCGCCGGCCGAGCGAACGCCCCGATGTTCGTCCTGGCCACCGCCTTTCGCGACCACGCCATCGAGGCCTTCAGCTTGGACATCGTGGACTACTTGGTGAAGCCTTTCACCGAGGAGCGCGTCGAGCAGTGCCTGCGCCGGCTCCTCGCACGGCGGCGTGCGACGATGCCGGCATCCCACAGCGCACGCATCGTCGCCCGACGCGGAAAAACGCTGGTCTTTCTCGAACCCGACGAAGTGTGGGCCTTCGAGGCCGCCGAGCGATTGACGTCGGTGCATACGCCGCACGGCGTCTTCGACGTCGATCTTTCGCTGGCCGCCATCGAGCTCTCCTTCGGCCGCAGCTTGCTGCGCGTGCACCGCAATTGGCTGGTGAACGCGGCGCACATCAAGGAGCTCGATCGCGAGGGACGCGAGACACGCATTTTCGTCGGCTCGTGCATCGGCCCGGAACAACGCGGGGTTCGCATCCCCGTGGGACGCGAACGCGCGCAGGCCGTGCGTGACATGCTCCTCGCCAGCGCCACGGGCGTGCGCCGCGGGCAGTGA